The Neodiprion lecontei isolate iyNeoLeco1 chromosome 2, iyNeoLeco1.1, whole genome shotgun sequence genome segment TTCAAGACTTTCTTGAATTCCGCATACTTCACTCTGGTGAGCTAAGGTTAGGGAGGAGCCATTTCACAATAAAATGGCAGCAGGAACAACATTACAGGTACTAACTATTGGGAAGGTTTCCTCAAATTTTAAGCCtggatattttcaattgacCAATTATTCTCGTTTTCTACCCGTATAAATACAGAAAGCCATAGACCTGGTTACCAAGGCCACCGAGGAAGATCGGAACAAAAACTATGAAGAGGCTCTGAAGCACTATGAACACGGCGTTGAATACTTTCTTCATTCAATCAAATGTACACATCATCAGTATTTACATGCCTCAGACTCTCGATTCTTCTTCCAATTCACTTCTGTGGCATGAATAAGTTTTCTCAAATACATATTTGTTGACTTTGTTTTCAAAATGCAAACACTTTATTCAATGTTCACTTCATTCAACTTCGCTTCATTTCACCAATCAAACTTGTTTTCAGATGAGGCTCAGGGAGAACGGGCCAAGGAAAGCATTAGGACAAAGTGTTTACAATACCTGGACCGAGCTGAGAAGCTGAAGGAATATCtaaagaagggaaaaaagaaaccggtCAAAGATGGAGAGAGTAATTCTAAAAGCGATGATAAAAAGGGTGACAGTGGGGATAGCGACAGTGACAGCGAtccagaaaaaaagaaattacaaaGCAAATTGGAAGGGGCAATAGTAATTGAGAAACCACAAGTAAAGTGGAGTGATGTCGCAGGGTTGGACCTTGCTAAGGAAGCTCTAAAAGAGGCTGTTATCTTGCCCATTCGTTTCCCACATCTGTTTACTGGGAAACGTATCCCATGGAAAGGCATTCTGCTCTTTGGCGTAAGTTTCAGACCCAAAACCCTTCAAtttatgttatatgtatatttttgtatCATTTGTTATGTATTCCCactatatatgtttatatttattccaGCCTCCTGGTACTGGTAAATCGTATCTAGCAAAAGCAGTAGCAACTGAAGCAAACAACTCCACTTTCTTGTCTGTATCTTCATCAGACCTGGTCAGTAAGTGGCTCGGAGAATCTGAGAAGCTAGTGAAGAATCTATTCGAATTGGCACGCCAACGCAAGCCtagtataatatttattgatgAGGTAGATTCTCTCTGCTCCTCAAGATCAGACAACGAATCTGAATCTGCTCGCAGAATAAAAACCGAATTTCTAGTTCAAATGCAAGGTGTGAAGATAAAATTCAAAGAGCTCAGTTTTCCCAGTTTCATTCAGGGTTTGAATGTAACGCAccctttgtttttcttctagGTGTTGGGACTGACAACGAGGGAATTCTTGTTCTCGGTGCAACCAATATACCCTGGGTATTGGACTCTGCAATCAGAAGACGTTTTGAGAAGCGAATTTATATTCCCCTTCCAGAAGAGCATGCTCGTATGGTTATGTTCAAACTTCACCTTGGTAATACCGCTCACGTCCTGTCCGAGGATGATTTTAAGAAATTAGCAGCCGCAACTGATGGCTACTCGGGAGCTGACATAAGCATTATTGTTCGTGACGCACTTATGCAGCCTGTGAGGCAAGTTCAAACGGCCACCCATTTCAAAAAAGTGCGCGGACCTTCTCCGAAAGATCCAACAATAATTGTCGATGACCTTCTCACCCCTTGCTCTCCGGGCTCACCTGGTGCCATCGAAATGACCTGGATGGAAGTTGAGGGAGATAAGCTCTTCGAACCTCCAGTCACTATGGTAAGGATGAGTTAGCCGATAcctataaatttatttgctaattttttcataGTTCTGTAAACAAAAACATGATGCACAGAATTGTGGGTgtattttttgtctttctattcagtgaaattttttaatgatgaTTCTAacgacttttatttttatcaatttagaAAGACATGATGAAGTCACTGGCTACCACACGTCCGACAGTTAATGAGGATGATATGGCAAAGCTGGAGAAGTTTAAGGAAGATTTCGGCCAAGAAGGCTGAAGCAATCTACAATCCAGTTACAAAAGAATTTCACCCACAATTAAGACATACACAAAGTTATACACGCTTGCCTTATTCCGAATTAGGATGAAACACAGATTTAGcgtttgtatgaaaaaaaagcaagaaaatgaaaaatagcttcaccagattttctttcaagtccTTGTAAGATACTCGACATATTTCTTTTGCTGTCGATGATATacaattgaattaaaattatataaattatcaacGATAAGCATGAATGGCACCAGTCCTTGGGCGTAATTTTACATGtaattataatgtataaatattaaatatacaaCATTATCTATCTgcgaaaatattataattacgtttgacagaaataaataaaaataaatgaataataagtCATGTCTACGGTCGCAGCAAAATAATCTGCAATTTTACGAACAAAGTAGCTGCACTTACATGAAATTTACTCTTGGCATTGCTAATCAGTCAATTGCTTTTTTCACCCTCGGTTTCCACGTAGCTAAGAATCCCTAGATGTATTACTTACAAAGTTATGATCAttgattattaaataatatttttctacttccttacaattttttacgttaatgCAATTAATATCGAGATGATCTTTTAAGATATATACGGAAGGTGTACATTACTGTGTACTCACCGGCaatgaataagaaataaaataggCTCGAGGTACTcacaaaattgcaaaataaaacATCCGCACAGGTTTTCATCCATACGTGATGTATATCAATGTGTTAATAATAAGTATAATTAGTACTTGTACTATGTAAATTGTGTTTTTATTGTTaactaaataaataacaagttattataatgtatttgaATTAGACAGTTCACAGTTGCATTTCAATAAACGCctgaattgtaaaaatatcacaaaatGAGAAGTCCGGATTTAGCCGAAAAGGATCGTATACTTTTAAAGGGTTCGAAACCAAGTTATGCAACAGCAATTCTAATGACATcacaaaaaattcacactcCCTTCCTCGGCAAGCACTATAaacatcgatttttcattacttataTTGAGTTTGGTACCGCCCAACTGCATCTCGCAATAAATACGTATCTAAGCTTCATTATCTGGCAGGTATTCAAAAACTTCTTATACACTCTCAAGTCGGTTATACTTGTTAAACTTTAACTGCTATAGCGCCTTTTGCACATAGTTATAAGCATTTTCGTTGCAAGTTTAAAAAGGTCAGCTAATGAATACTTCTGTCGATGCTGCTAATGTgaattacataaatatacgtataatacgctAAAATAATCTATGGCAGTAAGTAGAGATGCGTAAAATCGCCAGCGATTGATTCAGCAGAAATAAAAGTATATAAAGATACTGGTTTTGGTGAAACGGTTTGATTCAAATAGGGTCAAGAGAGATTATCTCCTTCAGCACTGGATAATTGCATCTGCATTTCAGCATTCAAAGCTGAAGAAGTTGCTTACAATGACTTCAGGCTTATATAATAATCACGGAGGACAGTGCCTTAAGAATTCAGAGTCAAAGTACGCAACAGTGATAGTAATGTCATCACGAAATACTCTAACTACTTCACCAGGTAAtgtcaataattgggacaaTTTTCCATGGTCTATACCATACTCCGTACCTCCGAGCGCATTTCGCAATAAATGCGTAGCTGCATTACTGTctagtggtttttttttcaggccATCTTTACGCTGTAGTAGCATCTCATTAATTTCTGATAGCTTCATGTTTTTTCTCGGGAGTTTCAGCGGACTCAGAGTTACTTTTCCGCTCATGTGCTCACCGACAAGTCTGACTGCTTCCAAAGGTGATATCAACTCCCACAATCCATCGCTACCAATTATCAGAAATTTATCTCTTGGGGTCAATCTATGATAGTGTACTTCTGGTTTAGCAGTTAGATACGGAGGAGTATGATAATTCGGAGGGATAGCACTTTCACCAAAATACGGCACTACTACATCCTTCAATATCTCCTTACTCCATTTATATCTAAAGTCTCCCATAGCACGCAAAGGTGCGAGTTGACCAAGGAGACGCTCCATCTTTATTACAGTAGACCGTTCGTTGTTCGGATGCTCAGATAAAATCCTTTCTACTTCTGTACGGTTATCACTGTTATGTTCCACCGTCATCATCTTCGCTGACCATGCATCATTTTCTaagaataagaaagaaaattcaatattcaataaaatatcctCTAAATTCTGTCATCACTTTGTCAGTGCATTGATGGAATGGTATTCTATAATGGTTTTTTCGCACAGTTTATAGTCAAGTTAGatgtaacaaatgaatttttaatgttGAACatgttatacatatgtagCACCTGAAAGTACGCCAAGCACAGCTTGGCAATCTCCAAGACCAGCAACATGCAAGTGAGGTCCGTCTATGTGGGCTATCACAGCCACAGCACCAGACATTGCAACGGCGAGAGTCCTTGCGGCATCTTTTCTACTTAGTTTCATCAAGGCTTCGCAGGAAAGATCGTTATCCAATCTAAGAAAGGCATTTTCAAGAGCTGTTTCCATGTGAAATTCTTTTGTAGATCCATGTTCGACCAGCTCTttgacgaatgaaaaaaaacttgcttGATAGAGTTCTCGGATATCGGCAACAAGCTCTACTTTATCATTGAAACTTTCTATCAGTTCCAACCTCCTATCGTCACTCTCAATCGAGTTGAGATACTTTTTTAATATCTCAGTGGGAAGTAAGCATGCAGAAATGTAGTGGAACAGTCGTTTCGAAATAACCTGAGCACAGGCACCACCTCCGTGACCATCAAATACTCCCAACAACGTACCTgataaaagaaattcattcattattcgtttgattcttatttttattttttttcagaagacACAACAAAATGTACAATTCTGCAAATGTTCCTATTGCTATTCTGTGTGTCTAAAATAGCTTTCCCGAACACAAGACCCAAGATTTAATCAACGAATTATTGAGTCGACAAATTTCATGCAATTCTTCAAACATGCTTGCAATAATTAAGCTATCTGATACACCACCCACATCGACGTTTCCAAActattattacaatataatacTGTGCACGTGGAacaaattacaataaaaatttcaagcattGTGAATTCATGTATTTTTTACCTTTTGTTAAAAGACATTGTGCCTCGGATCTGGTGTCCTCTATAGGATTATTAGATGCCAGTTGATTTGAGTCGTAGCATTTAATTGAATTTGGACCATCAAAATCTTTGGCATACTCATTGGCTTGTAATATAGACGTCACCTACAATTTAAACAAGTAACATTCATTTTATCTTCCAGTTAAAGTGAATCAGTTGTTTATTGACTAACCATGGGAAAAATGTACCAACCTATATTAGATTATATGGAATCAAGGAGTAACGAAAACAAGTGCTATGTGGTAAGCATGAGCTCAATCAATGTTCAATTAGATGAGTGATAATTGTTCGTTCATCTGTTAAGATTGATGCGTTTGATAGTAACTGCATGCtctaaaataatttcaaataaggTTCATACCTCTTGAGGAGTGAGACGAGGTAAGGTGGCATAGAATCGCTGTTGAGCTTTATCGACTGGATATTTGATGTGCCTGGTACCGACGTTGGTGCAATTTAAAACAAGTCGGGGGGCACAACTACGGAGTACCATCCTACAGACCTTACAGATAATGATTTCGTATCTTCTACAGGGGaaacttttgtttcaaaaGATATAAAAACTGTTTACGGTACCGCCACTTTTCCagcacatttttttcaaattaggcACACTGGAAGAAGGTTAGAAGATTCGTGAATTTGCCACACTTGGCTGGCTGATGAATTAAATTCACGCTAATTTAGGCTACTATTGGCAGATTCAACACTGTTTCTCTAGGGCATTCTCACCCTGTGAGTTAACAAATAGAAAATCTTCGAGTCTTAAAATAGTTAACAATTTCAGCGACTGACCTCGTCTCTTGCTCCGATCCTCGGACGAGCACGGGGTTGGATTGTGTTCGCGCAAATATTTGTTGCTAACTTCAAACGTGTAATCAGTGATTCTCAACTCATATTTCGCAAATGCGGATTTCAAGTTGGAACGAGAAAAATGTACAACGACTACAGCGTTGAGTACATTAGTGATtgagaaatataataattattcgtatGGGATGAACCCCGTCCAATACTACACCGTTCATTTAACTGTTGCCATAACTCGTGGGTACTAAGAATCTGGaaacgaatttgaatttggcgGGCTCTTTTCAATGTCGCTTCCTTGTGGCGTTGAGCGTGGTTTTTTAGCGAAACTAACCGATGTTCGTGTGACGCCACCTACAGAACTCTAGCCGCGACAATTTCGGCAATATTTATAATCCAGTATGCTATATAACGCGCTACTAGACCCGTGATCCGCCTCACAGATTCAAATTTGATAGCTGTTTAACGGCCAGCGATGCTTACCGTTGTTTGTTTGGCTCTAATCTTACCCCCAACAAAGAgtgtgaattttattaaaagtgAATATATACCATCAACACCGCATAGGAGTACTGGAGCGAAACCAGGACGCGTAAATAAGGTATTTTACACTGGTGAAATGAGATATAAATCAAATCAAAGCGGGTGGTTAATTAGATATATACAAGTTTCAGGGGTAGCGTTTACATCGGCGGCACAATAACTGAACGATGGTTTTCAATCGCAAAGATCTCGCGAAAGCGTTTTCGCCGAACAAATTGAAGGTACATGCTCGCAAGAGGCCCATAGCGGGCAATTCGTCGCAAAAATGTACGACAAACGGCGTCGCGGGAAACTCCGTAAAAAGCGATGTGGGAGGTTCCCGGGCAGCAAATGTGCGAGTGATCGTTCGCGTACGTCCAGAGAATGAGCGGGAATTGCAAGGTAATCAGAGAATCATCGTCAAGACAATAGATGACAAGATGCTTATATTCGACCCGAAAGCCGAGGAAAATCCTTTCTACTATCAAGGCGTTGCCCAGAAGGGTCGCGACCTGCTCAAAAAGCAGAACAAGGAGatggaatttatttttgacagGGTGTTCGACTCGACGGCCACAAACCTGGACGTCTTTCAAGGCAGCACCAAGAATGTCATAACCACTCTCCTCGATGGCTACAACTGCTCCGTTTTTGTGTACGGTGCAACAGGCGCCGGAAAAACTCACACAATGTTGGGGGGTGACGGGGATCCTGGAATAACTTATCTCACTATGGCTGAACTTTTTTCCGAAATCAATGAACAGAGTGAACGAAAGGAGTTCAACCTGGGGGTGAGTTATCTTGAAGTGTACAACGAAAATGTTCAGGACTTACTCGTTAAATCTGGACCTCTGCACATCAGGGAAGATGGAAGTCGTGGCATCATGGTAGCCGGACTGACAATTATAACTATAAAAAGTGCCGATGAACTACTGGCCCTTCTGGCAAAGGGGAATAAAAATCGGACTCAGCATCCGACTGACGCTAATGCGGAGAGCAGCCGAAGCCACGCAGTTTTCCAGGTTTATGtcaagatgaaaaataagctGGATGGTCAAGCGAGGCATGTAAAATTATCGATGATCGATTTAGCCGGCTCTGAACGGGCATCTGCGACGGGATGCAAGGGAGCCAGATTCAAAGAGGGAGCTAACATCAACAAATCTTTGCTGGCACTTGGCAACTGCATTAATAATTTGGCTGACGGTCTGAGCCACATTCCGTACAGGGACTCGAAGCTCACGAGATTACTGAAGGATTCACTGGGCGGAAATTGCCACACTGTCATGATAGCCAATGTCAGTCCCTCAAATTTCAGCTATGAAGACACTTACAATACTTTGCGATATGCCAATAGAGCAAAGAAGATAAAGACAAACATGAAGAAGAATGTTGTCTCTTGCCAAATACATATCACAGGCTATATCAAGATGGTGGAGGAACAAAAGAAGGAAATTGAGAGCCTTAAGCGGAAGTTGTTGGAGGTTGGAAGCAGCTCAGCTGCGCCTTTGGttagagaagaagaagatttATCCGAATGGCATACGAGGATATCGCAGTTGCATGCGAAAAAGAGAGTCTTGAATGCTAAGATCCTTTCACTTGAAAGTACGGACAAAATATTATGCTGCcgaatagaatataaaaagaagGCAAACTCTAGACTACGTGCCTTAAGTTTTGACGTTGATGCTGTGGTTCTTGACGACGTTAACACCAGTGGTAAAACACGTGTCAACAAATCAATGTGCTTCTTCAAGAGGCAGAGAGagagtataaaaattcaaatggaCGCTGCATGGAATGAGCTAAGAGAAATTGAAACTGAACTTCATAATTTGAATCTCGAAATAGAATCAAACGGCCTATCGAATAAATTGGCtgacaaaatattaatttgcaAGAAAGACATTAATCAGTCCATAGTCGAACAACAACTAGAACATTCGAAGAAACTTTCTAATCTCCAAGAGTCCGAAATACATTCTACAGGCAACATCGTTCAGCTGGTGGGTAAAACTTTGGTCAGATTTTTCAACCTGATGCACGGGTATGGAACGATAACTGAGCCAATGAGAGAAGAATTCAAACAGCTTATTAAAACATCTGAAGGAGTTAAGAGCATCAAGTGGTCGGATGAGGAATTAACGATGGAAGAAAAACAGTTTCACAATTTTGGCTCTCTCAGTATTGAGCAGCTTGACAATCCTCTGCAACACGAATCACCACCTTCACCAATGGTGTTACTAGAGGATGACGAAAATGCGAATAATAGCATAATAAATACAACGTTTGATACTCTTCCCACTGAGGAAGATCTGGCAAAGTTAAATAACGCGACAATGACGGTCGATGCAAAGGAGGCGAGTTTGACAGAATTAGAAAGCGAGGATTGCGGCGACGATGAAATAACTGATGAGAAGGGAATTGATACGGAGAAGTTGAACAATACGTTTAATTTGATCGAAAATAAAGCTAAGAAACGTGTTTTAATGGATAAAAATCACGTGACTAGCAAACCGACGGCGAGTAAACTGGCAAAGAAACTAACGCCGCAAAAGACTCAGAAACCTTTGCGAGAAAATAACAGTGCCACTGGCAAGGAGAACAAGACTGTCCCCAAAAGTGTTATGAGCGCTAAGAGTATTGctattttgaacaaaatgaaAGCTGAGCGGATGAAGAATTTGCAAACCGTCGTAAACGAACCGTTCAGCGATCAGCCTAATTTGGTCCATACAAAGACGATGCGTGTAAAAGACAAAAGAGGCTTGTTGTCCAGCTCACATCCTTACAACAGACCTAGTGCAAAGCAGAAGTAAGTTATATTTTAGATCAGTATTTTTGGTAAGCATTTTTAAAATGTtcttatgtatgtatgtatgtacctggAAAACCTCGATAGGAAAATTATTAGCCGAGGtatctgtttgttttttcaaaatcattttgaTGCAGTGCCTCCAAAGTGGGAATGAAAAACATATCTTATAATAATCACAGCACAGAGCTTGActcaaattttatcatagcactaattaaagttttttttaacttcattCACGAAAGTAATTGTTTTAGATTTAACTCAGCCCTGCCATCTTCACGGGTTCCCTGGTGATCCTACGAGCTAGTACAAACGTTTCTTCGTTATGCATTTTAcccaagtgaaaaaaaaattatatgattCAGAGTCAGTAAAGACGTTGTTTGCAAACACTGTGTAATTGCTATTTCTAAACTTGGTTAGAATAACATTATTCTTTCTACTGCAATTACATGATACCAGGTATCGAGTTGCAACCAATA includes the following:
- the LOC107216730 gene encoding vacuolar protein sorting-associated protein 4, whose translation is MAAGTTLQKAIDLVTKATEEDRNKNYEEALKHYEHGVEYFLHSIKYEAQGERAKESIRTKCLQYLDRAEKLKEYLKKGKKKPVKDGESNSKSDDKKGDSGDSDSDSDPEKKKLQSKLEGAIVIEKPQVKWSDVAGLDLAKEALKEAVILPIRFPHLFTGKRIPWKGILLFGPPGTGKSYLAKAVATEANNSTFLSVSSSDLVSKWLGESEKLVKNLFELARQRKPSIIFIDEVDSLCSSRSDNESESARRIKTEFLVQMQGVGTDNEGILVLGATNIPWVLDSAIRRRFEKRIYIPLPEEHARMVMFKLHLGNTAHVLSEDDFKKLAAATDGYSGADISIIVRDALMQPVRQVQTATHFKKVRGPSPKDPTIIVDDLLTPCSPGSPGAIEMTWMEVEGDKLFEPPVTMKDMMKSLATTRPTVNEDDMAKLEKFKEDFGQEG
- the LOC107216729 gene encoding pyruvate dehydrogenase [acetyl-transferring]-phosphatase 1, mitochondrial — encoded protein: MVLRSCAPRLVLNCTNVGTRHIKYPVDKAQQRFYATLPRLTPQEVTSILQANEYAKDFDGPNSIKCYDSNQLASNNPIEDTRSEAQCLLTKGTLLGVFDGHGGGACAQVISKRLFHYISACLLPTEILKKYLNSIESDDRRLELIESFNDKVELVADIRELYQASFFSFVKELVEHGSTKEFHMETALENAFLRLDNDLSCEALMKLSRKDAARTLAVAMSGAVAVIAHIDGPHLHVAGLGDCQAVLGVLSENDAWSAKMMTVEHNSDNRTEVERILSEHPNNERSTVIKMERLLGQLAPLRAMGDFRYKWSKEILKDVVVPYFGESAIPPNYHTPPYLTAKPEVHYHRLTPRDKFLIIGSDGLWELISPLEAVRLVGEHMSGKVTLSPLKLPRKNMKLSEINEMLLQRKDGLKKKPLDSNAATHLLRNALGGTEYGIDHGKLSQLLTLPGEVVRVFRDDITITVAYFDSEFLRHCPP
- the LOC107216733 gene encoding kinesin-like protein KIF18A encodes the protein MVFNRKDLAKAFSPNKLKVHARKRPIAGNSSQKCTTNGVAGNSVKSDVGGSRAANVRVIVRVRPENERELQGNQRIIVKTIDDKMLIFDPKAEENPFYYQGVAQKGRDLLKKQNKEMEFIFDRVFDSTATNLDVFQGSTKNVITTLLDGYNCSVFVYGATGAGKTHTMLGGDGDPGITYLTMAELFSEINEQSERKEFNLGVSYLEVYNENVQDLLVKSGPLHIREDGSRGIMVAGLTIITIKSADELLALLAKGNKNRTQHPTDANAESSRSHAVFQVYVKMKNKLDGQARHVKLSMIDLAGSERASATGCKGARFKEGANINKSLLALGNCINNLADGLSHIPYRDSKLTRLLKDSLGGNCHTVMIANVSPSNFSYEDTYNTLRYANRAKKIKTNMKKNVVSCQIHITGYIKMVEEQKKEIESLKRKLLEVGSSSAAPLVREEEDLSEWHTRISQLHAKKRVLNAKILSLESTDKILCCRIEYKKKANSRLRALSFDVDAVVLDDVNTSGKTRVNKSMCFFKRQRESIKIQMDAAWNELREIETELHNLNLEIESNGLSNKLADKILICKKDINQSIVEQQLEHSKKLSNLQESEIHSTGNIVQLVGKTLVRFFNLMHGYGTITEPMREEFKQLIKTSEGVKSIKWSDEELTMEEKQFHNFGSLSIEQLDNPLQHESPPSPMVLLEDDENANNSIINTTFDTLPTEEDLAKLNNATMTVDAKEASLTELESEDCGDDEITDEKGIDTEKLNNTFNLIENKAKKRVLMDKNHVTSKPTASKLAKKLTPQKTQKPLRENNSATGKENKTVPKSVMSAKSIAILNKMKAERMKNLQTVVNEPFSDQPNLVHTKTMRVKDKRGLLSSSHPYNRPSAKQKFNSALPSSRVPW